Part of the Pirellulales bacterium genome, CGAACCACGGCGCTTCAAAAATAATGTCATAGGTTTGCCACTCGCCCGGCTTGCGGCAGACGTTCACCAACGGGGGCGATTGCTTGTAAATGGCGCCGCATTGACCGTCGTAATAGGTCAGATTGTGGTACGAATCGAGCACTTGCACTTCGTAGCGATTCATCAAAAACACGCCGCTATTGCCGCGGCCTTGGCTGGAGCCCTTCACCGCATCCGGCTCCGCCCATTCGACGTGCAATTGGCAATCGCCGAACGATTGCTTCGTGGTGGCGCCAGCTTGTTTTTCCGGAGACTTGGGGTTCACCGTTACCACGCCGTCTTTCACTTCCCAATCATCAGCGCCATTCCAGGCCGACATATCTTTCCCGTCGAACAGCACCGTGGCATCCGCGGGGGGACCGCCTGGCGGACCGGGATCGACAATCAGCGGTTCAGGATAAATTTTTCCCGATTTCCATTCCGCCGCCAACAAGGCCCAGCCTCCCGAAGCCAAGGCAATAACGATCAGCAACACGCGCAACATGGTTCGAGGCGTAAATTTTTCGTAGTTCATGAGATGAATCCGAGGTGCTGGGGACGGGGAATGCCGCTAAACTCCCTATCTTTCTTAATTCGTGAGGCCTTCCGATGCAACTATACCTTGAAAGAAAGGCCCAAAAACTCCGTCACCTCCGCGCCGCGGCGGCAAAGCTCTAAAATGCAACTCTGCTACTGCCTACCGCATAAGGAGTTTTGCCATGTCTTCCATTCTTCCTCCGTCCCATTCCGACGCTTCCAATTCCGGCGATAAACCGGTCCGCGTGCTCCTGCAAGATCAAAGCATGTTTGGCCGCTGGGGTCGTCGGATCCCCTGGATTGCGGCGATTATTGCCATCGGGTTTGCTTTGAGTTATCGCGCCGCTTATGACCAGTACTTGCAAAAGAATCCGCGCCTGGAGGAACGGTATGTTTCTCACTCCGAAACTGCGCAGCAAAAGGTGGCCATCATCACCATTGAAGGCACCATCATGCACAACGATGGTTTTGCCAAATGGCAGATTGACCAGGTGGCGAAAGATCCCGACGTGAAGGCCGTGGTGGTGCGCGTCGATTCCCCCGGCGGAACCGTCACGGGCAGCGATTATTTGTACCATCAATTGAAAATGCTCCGCGAAGGGGAAGGCACGGGCCGGAAAATTCCGCTGGTGGTAAGCATGGGAGGAATCGCCGCTAGCGGTGGATATTATTTGTCGATGGCCGCCGGCGACGTGCCCGACACCATTTTCGCCGAACGCACCACGTGGACCGGCTCCATCGGCGTCATCATTCCGCACTTCACGGTCGCCGATTTGCTGGAGAGCTGGAAAATCCAGGACGATTCCGTCGTCAGCGGCCCGTACAAGGAATTGGGCAGCCCCACGCAAAAACTTTCTCCCGAAATGGCGAAGAAGGAGCGTGCCATTTTGCAGGCTATGGTCGATCAAACGTTCGATCAATTCAAGGAAATTGTGGCCGACGCCCGGCCGCAGTTGGCCAACAATAAAGAAAACTTCGCCACCGCCACCACCGGTCAGGTATTCACCGCCAAGCAAGCGCTTGAACTAGGGCTGGTCGACAAGTTGGGCTTTGAGGAAGACGCGGTCGACCGGGCCATCGAATTGGCCAAGCTCGATCCGCGCAACGTGCGGGTAGTAAAGTACACCCTGCCACAAGGATTGGTGAATGCGATGTTGTTTGGACCGAGTTCCAGCGCGACAGGGCCCTCGGGTCAATTAAACCTTTCGGCCCTGATCGATTGGGCCACGCCGCGTTGTTACATGCTGTTCACCTGGCTGCCGCCCCTGGTGAGCAATCAAGCACGTTAAGGCTGTGTGGAATGCGGATTGCTTGGGGCCGCCGCGGGCTGAAATTTCCGCATGTGCGCTTCAATCATCTGGCCCAAGCCAGCGTGCAGCGCACTGCTGGTGGCGGCGCTGCTCAGCTTTTCCACGTTCTCCGGCGAAATATCGGACACGACATTCGCCAGCACCAAGTTTCCATCGCAGGCGGCTTCCACAAACACGCCTTTGATGGCCCCAGAACTGCGGCACACCCAAACGGTGACCATGTGATCTCCCTGGCGCGCTTTCAACATGCATTGCCAGTTTTCCGCATGCAGTTTGCCGTCGTAATGGGCAAGCAACTTGTCCGCCTGGTCAGACGGCTGCTTCATGCCCTGATAGATGCGAACCCGCGCTCCCTGCACTAGCTGGCCAAAGAGCTGGACGATTTGGCGGGCGGCGGCAAGTTGCTCGGTGGCCATTTTAGCGCCTTCGGCGCCAGATTTCGTGTCGGTCGATTGCGCCAGTGCATCGGCAACGCCGGCGACGGCTGCATCGCCAATGCCGAATAAATCGTGGAACATGCCTTGGCTTAAATCGAGTTCAATGGCGGCCGGCGGCGCATCGGCATAGTCGAATTCCACATTTCCCTGCGCGGCGGTAGATTTTGCCGCGGCTTCGTCTGCCCGCGCCGCGGCTGTCAGTAAGCCCACCAGAACAGCGCAAGCAATTCCCTCAACTAGGCCAAAAGTACGCGGAAATTTTGTGAACGACATGAAATGCTCCTTTCGCTAGGGATGGAAAACTTTGGCCACAGCCACGGCCGATCAAAGCGCACCGGCCGCTCCTTGATCGAGCCGATGCTACCACAATAGATTCGCCGCCCAGCGGTCAATCTTGGACGGTACGACCCATTTTTTAATGAAGCGAACGTTCGCACCACGAAAATAGCCGCACGAGCCGCCACTAGCCGGAGGCTCACAGCCTCCGGAGAACAACCACGGATTGTCCACACTGGCCAGTCTCCGGAGGGCGTGGCCCTCCGGCTATTCAAGCACTATTACTTAACGAAATCGCTGTTAACGAAAGCACCGCTACTCAACGCAAGCACTATTACTTAACGAAAGAAACCGCGCTTTTCCTGCCATTTCCAGCCGCGATGCTGGGGCAAATACGAGCTTACTAGATAATCGAAGTGCGACTTATTTTGGATGCGCTTTCGGCTAGCCCCTTCACTGAACCAACGCCGCCGCCCCTGATCTTTGTTAAACCGCCGCGAGAGGGACGACTTCAATGAGACCCGCACCTGTTTCCATGTGTGCGCCGAGCGCCAGCTTACCAGCGTATGCACGTGGCTGGCGGTCGTGGCGACAAAATGCAGCCGCCAGTTTTGCTTGACGCACGATGTGACTAATTCGTCAATTAGCAATCGTTGAAGCTGCGCATTGAATTTCACTTCCTCATCGACCGTCTGTCGTTTGTAGATGTTCGAAAGCGCTCGATTCGGCGGCAAGATTCCCTCATGGCGACGCACGAACCCGCGTTGCCGGTCCGGCATCCAAGAGCAGTAAGCGTGATAAGTGAATAAGTAAACCGGCACGGCAAATGCCTCGAACTTAGCCAGCTCGACGAGTAGAACACTAGCCCGCTGGTCTTTCACTAGGAGGCCTCCGGAGAACAACCGCTGATTGTCCACTCGAAAACCTACAACCGCTAGTCCCGCTAGCCGGAAGCTCATAGCCTCCGGAGAACAACGACTGGTTGTCCACCACTGGCCCGTCTCCGGAGGGCGTGGCCCTCCGGCTAAAAAAGAATCAATGCTAAAAATGCTAAATAAGAATCAATGTATCGTTTCGCGAAATATGCCGCACCGCTCGCTGTGTCACACTGCTTACTGCCGCATTGCTTACTATGCCACATTGCTTACGCTGCGGCCTCCGCGCCGCTTTCCTTAAGCGGCTGCTTCGCCGGATTTTTCTGGGAGCTTTTCCAGAATTTCCGACAGCACGTGGTCGGTGTCGATGCCTTCGGCCTGGGCTTCGAAATTGACAATCACCCGGTGCCGCAGCGCCGGCAAATACACTCGCCGGATGTCTTCAAAGCTCACGTTGTAGCGGCCTTCCAGCAAGGCCCGGACTTTGGCGGCCAGCGCCAGCGTTTGCGCTCCTCGCGGACTAGCGCCCCAGCGCAAATATTGATTGGTGATGGGCAGCGCAAACTCACCGGTCGGATGCGTGGCCAAGATGAGCCGCACGATGTAATCTTGCACGTGCTTCGCCAGAATGACCTCGCGCACCAAGTGCTGCCATTTCAAAATTTCCGGTCCGTCCATCACTTTGTCAGGCTCGATAATTTCCCCCCGCGTAGTGCGGTCGATGATGGTCGCCAATTCGTCGCGGCCGGAGTAACCGACCAGCAGCTTGAAAAAGAATCGATCCAACTGCGCTTCCGGCAGCGGATACGTGCCTTCCTGCTCGATGGGGTTTTGCGTGGCCAGCACAAAGAACGGCAGCTGCAATTGATGCACTTTCCCGGCCACGGTGACGGAAAACTCTTGCATGGTTTCCAACATGGCCGATTGCGTTTTCGGCGTGGCGCGATTGATTTCGTCGGCCAGGCACAACTGCGTGAAAATCGGCCCTTGTTGAAACTCGAAAAATCGCTTCCCATCGGGCGATTCCATCACCATGTTGGTGCCGATGATGTCGGCCGGCATGAGATCGGGCGTGAACTGAATCCGCGAAAAATGCAGATCGAGTGTTTTGGCCAGCGTGCGCACCAGCAGCGTTTTTCCCAGCCCCGGCACGCCTTCCAGCAAGCAATGCCCACCCACCAACAGACACGTGAGCACGCCGTGCACAATGTCGTCATGGCCGACAATGACTCGCCCCACCTGCTCTTTCACCGCTTGATACCGGGTCCGAAATTCTTCGGCCCGTTGTTGCATTTGTTCGCCGATGGACATGGGAATTGCTGAGGTGGAAATGTCGTAAATTGTGCCTGAAGTATCGGAACAGCCGTGCCATTCTGGCTGAGCGCGCGGTGCAATGCAACTGTCGGCCGGAATATACATGCTTGCGAAATGGATGCCCAGATGCAAACGTCGGGCGTCTCTGTACGGGTCACGATTCGCCAAGTACGCTAAGTAGTTTGGGAAACTGTCGAAATTGCTGCCTGGAGCATACGGTGCAAATGGAGCAGTCTAAACCCACGAGCGCGACGGCCAGCGAGCAAGCCGCAGACGGCGAGTTCATCAGCATTCGGGGCGCGCGGGTTCATAATTTGAAGGGCATCGATGTCGACATTCCCCGCAACCAGCTCGTAGTCATCACCGGCGTCAGCGGATCGGGCAAAAGCTCGCTGGCCATCGATACCATTTTTGCCGAAGGGCAGCGGCAGTACATCCAAAGCCTGTCGGTGTACGCCCGGCAATTTGTACACCAGATGGAGCGGCCCGATGTCGATTTCATCGAAGGTCTGCAGCCGACCATTGCCATCGATCAGCGCGCCGGCTACGCCAATCCGCGCAGCACGGTCGCCACCGTGACCGAAATTTACGATTATTTGCGGCTGCTCGTATCGCGGCTGGGGACCGCTTATTGCTACCAGTGCGGCACGCCCATTCGGCAGCAATCGCCCGAGGAAATTAACGCGGAACTGCTGCAATTTCCCGCAGGCACGAAAATCATGGTTTTGGCTCCCATGCTCCGCGGCCGCAAAGGGCAACACCAGGAAGTGTTCGAAGCCATTCGCAAAGCCGGCTTCCAACGCGCCCGGGTGGATGGCGAAGTGCTCGATATCGGAGGCGAGCCGCCGGAATTAGCCCCGCGAAAAAATCACACGATTGAAGCGGTGGTCGATCGCATCGTCATTCGCGAAGGCATTGACGACCGGTTGGCCGAGTCGCTCAACCTGGCCATTACGCATGGCGAAGGGTCCGTGCTGGTGGCGTCTCAGCTGCGCGATGCAAGTGGCCCCAGCACCGGCCCATGGCGCGATCAGTTATTCAGCACGCTCTACGCCTGCCCGAATTGCAAAATCAATTACGAGGAGCTGGAGCCGCGCACGTTCAGCTTCAACAGTCCTTACGGAGCGTGCCCAACCTGCGAAGGGCTAGGGGCGCGGGAAGAATTCGATCCGGAGCTGCTCTTGGGCGATGAGCAACTTTCGCTAGCCAAAGGATTGGTGGTTCCCTGGAAAAACGACACGCCGGCGCAAGCCAAGCGGCATCAACAGGCCCTGGCGGAGTTTTTACAAGCGCACCATTTAACCTGGGATACCCCTTACGCCCAGTGGAAGCCGTCCACACGCGAAAAGTTTTTACGAGGCACAAATCTCCCTCTCCCCGCACGGGAGAGGGCCGGGGTGATGGGGGCTGCAGAATCGGCAGACACTTTCCTGGGCCTCCTGACGCTGTTGGAAAAAGAGTTTGCCACCGCCACCAAAGTTGCCGATCAAGAACGGTTAGCTGCCTTTCGCGGCCAAGTGGTTTGCCAAGCCTGCGGCGGCGCACGGTTGCGGCCCGAAGCCCGCAGCGTTCGCATCGGCGGCAAAGCCATTCACGAAATCACGGCGCTCACGGTGCAGCAAGCGAGCCGGTTTTTCGAAGCGCTTCCCTCCGAGATTGCCGAGGACGATTCGCCCATTTTCCAGCCGCTGTCGGCGGAAATTAGCTCGCGCTTGGCGTTTCTGGAGCAAGTCGGCCTGAATTATCTCACGCTTGATCGGGCGGCAGATACTCTCAGCGGCGGCGAGTTGCAGCGCGTTCGCTTGGCCACGGGCATTGGTTCCGGGCTGGTAGGCGTGTGTTACGTGCTGGATGAACCTTCCATCGGCCTGCACCCGCGCGACAACCAACGGCTGATTGTGGCGCTGCGAGATTTGCAATCGCAAGGCAACACGGTGCTGGTGGTGGAACACGATGCCGACATGATGCGCCAGGCCGACGATTTGCTCGATCTGGGTCCCGGCGCCGGCGCGCACGGGGGCCACATTGTGGCGCATGGCCCGCCCACCGCCGTGGCCGCTGACCCCAATTCTCTTACGGGCCGTTATCTGTCCGGCGCGGCGGCCATTCCCGTATCCACCGAGCGCCGCCGCGGAACAAAAACGCGCTCCATCACGCTGGAAGGGGTCACCACCAACAATTTGAAAAATGTCGACGCCCGCTTTCCCTTGGGCGTATTTATTTGCATCACAGGCGTTAGCGGCTCGGGCAAAAGCTCGCTGATCAACGAAACGCTGGCCCGCGCACTGGTGCGCCGCTTAGCCGGCCAGGGCCCCAAGCCCGGCCCGCACACCAGCCTGCGGGGCGTGAATCAGATCGATAAAATCATCGTGATCGACCAAGCTCCCATTGGCCGCTCGCCGCGCAGCAACCCGGCAACCTATGTCGGCATTTTCGACGAAATCCGAAAAGTGTTCGCTTCCACGCCGCAATCCAAAGAGCGTGGCTACACCGCCGGCCGCTTCAGCTTTAACGTGCCCGCGGCGGGTTCGAGCAAGTCGAAAGCTGCGGCCGCCACGCCGGAGGCTGCCAGTAAGCCGCGCGCGGTGCCCAAGGGAGGCCGCTGCGAGGAATGCCAAGGCTACGGCGCGAAAAAAATTGAAATGCAATTTCTCCCCGATTTGTACGTCACCTGCCCAGTCTGCGAGGGAAAACGCTTCAACCGCCAAACGTTGGAGGTGAAATTCAAAAATCTGTCGATTGCCGACGTGCTCGATTTGCGCATCGACGAAGCCGCCGCCGTGTTCGAAAACATTCCTCTCATTGCGCGGCCGCTTCGCAGCCTGCAAGAAGTGGGGCTGGGCTACCTCACGCTCGGCCAATCGGCCACCACGCTTTCCGGCGGCGAAGCCCAGCGCGTCAAGCTCGCTACTGAGCTAGCCCGTGTGGAAACCGGCAGCACGCTGTACTTGCTCGACGAGCCCACCACCGGCCTGCACTTTGACGACGTTCGCAAATTGCTGGAAGTGCTCCAGCGCCTGGTCGATTTGGGCAACACCGTGATGGTGATCGAGCACAATTTGGACGTGATGAAATGTGCGGATTGGATTATCGATTTGGGGCCCGAAGGGGGCGAAGCCGGCGGCTACATTGTTGCCGAAGGCACCCCCGAAGAAGTTGCCGCCCTGCCCGACAATCACACCGGCCGGCTGCTTAAGCCGCTGCTTGGCGGCGCGCCATAAACCGCCGCCCGCTGTGTGCTGCCTGCCGCTTGCTTACGCGCGCGGCTCTGCGTATTCACGCGATCCGCTAGCGCGTCGCGGCTAAACTCGACATTGCAAATCGTTCCGGATTCCCATTCCCCATTCTGCCTTCTGCCTTCTGCCTTCTGCCTCATCCCCGCACCACCCAGCGGGCCAATTCATTCAGCTTCGGGGCCTTTCCCTGGGCAAGTATTCCAATCCGGAACACGCGCCCGGCGGCAAACACACACACCATGGCGGTCACCAGCACCAACAAAATCCCCAGCGCCGCTTGCCACATGGGAACCATCGGCGAGGCCGCCAGCCGCAGCAGCATTAACATGGGCGTGGCCGGCGGAAACAGCGATACCCAAACCGCAAAACTGCTCAGTGGTTCTTGCAGCACGTTGAACCACACCATCAACGGAAAAATCATGAACAACATGGCCGGCATCAACAGCGATTGTGAATCTTTCAAATCGGAACAGGCCGCCCCCACGGCAATGAACACGGACCCATACAACACCGATGCCAGAATTTCGAACGTCAAAAACCAGCCGATCAGCCACAGCGGCAGCATGTCGGCATATCCATAGTGTGCCGCCACCAGGTAACCGCCCAACATGTACAACCCCACTATCGAAAGCGCCACGCACACGTTGCCAATCAGCTTGCCCATCATCAGTTGGAATGGACTGGCGGAGCCCAACAGCACTTCGGCAATCCGCTGCTGTTTTTCCTCCAGCACGCTGGTGAGCATCGGTTGGCACACAATCATCAAAGACATGAACATTAACATGACCAAACCGAAGGGAATGAAAAGGTTCAGATTCCGCGCTCCCTGGTCCGCATTGCGAATTTCGCCGCCCGCGGAATGACTGAATAATCCCAATTCTTCAATGCCCACGGGCATGACCACCTTGGCCACCGTCGCCGAGTCCAAGCCCGAATCTTGCAAGCGCAGGGCGAACGTTACTCGCTGGATGCTTTGCATGAGCCAACGGGCAACGTCATCGTGGGCAATGCTTTCGGAATACACGCGCACCGGCGTTTGGTTTTGGGCTTTGTCTTTCCCCGGCTGCAAGGCGTCGGCATCGATTTCCACGAACGCAAAAATTTCGTTGTGGCGAATGCGATCGGAAAGCTCCAGCCGCTCTTCGTCGGTCACGGCACTGGCGGGGCCTTGCTCCAGTGCAATGCCGCCGCGGGCTTTCTTTCCAGAAGCTTCATTTTTTTCCGCAGAGCCGTTCCGTTGTTCGGCCATGGCTTCCAGCGGCGCGAAGATACGCCCGGTGCCGTCCAGCACGACCACCTTTTTTTCGCTCACATCCACCCGGCCGTTCAAAAACACTTGCAAGAAAATTCCGCCCAACATGAATATCGGCATCAGCACCAGCGAAATGATGAACGCCTTAGTGCGCACCAGCGCTTGATATTCCCGCCGCGCAATGATCATCGTTTTACGCACGCTGAATCTCCTGTCGGACTGCCGGCTGCTGCATCGTTCAATCTGCGATCTGCATTCATCGCTCCGCTACCGCGTCGCGGCTAAACTTTTCACCGCGAATCACTCCGCATTCATCATTCCGCATTCTCTATTCCCCATTCCCCATTCGAAACTCACCCCATCACCCGCTCATCCCATCACCTCTACATCCGCGCGCTGCCCGCTGCCCGCCGCCTGCTGCGCACTACCCGCTGCCTGGGGTCCGGCAATCCGCACAAAAATATCGTGCAGCGACGGCCGCGTAATTTCGAACCGTTCGATCCGCGTGCGCCGGGCCAGTTCCGCGAGCAGCGATTGCGAATCGGTTCCCGGAGCAATCCGCAATTCTTGATCGCGCCCATAATCGTTCACGTGAATCACGCCCGGCAAATTTTCCAACACCCCGTTCCCCTGAGCGGTGCGGATCCGAATGGTGTCTTCCCCATATTGGCTTTGGATGGCGGCCAGCGTGCCATCCAAAACTTTTCGGCCGCGGAAAATCATGAAAATGGTGTCGCACATTCGCTCGGCCACGTCCATATCGTGCGTGGAGAAGATGA contains:
- a CDS encoding MoxR family ATPase — protein: MSIGEQMQQRAEEFRTRYQAVKEQVGRVIVGHDDIVHGVLTCLLVGGHCLLEGVPGLGKTLLVRTLAKTLDLHFSRIQFTPDLMPADIIGTNMVMESPDGKRFFEFQQGPIFTQLCLADEINRATPKTQSAMLETMQEFSVTVAGKVHQLQLPFFVLATQNPIEQEGTYPLPEAQLDRFFFKLLVGYSGRDELATIIDRTTRGEIIEPDKVMDGPEILKWQHLVREVILAKHVQDYIVRLILATHPTGEFALPITNQYLRWGASPRGAQTLALAAKVRALLEGRYNVSFEDIRRVYLPALRHRVIVNFEAQAEGIDTDHVLSEILEKLPEKSGEAAA
- the uvrA gene encoding excinuclease ABC subunit UvrA, with protein sequence MEQSKPTSATASEQAADGEFISIRGARVHNLKGIDVDIPRNQLVVITGVSGSGKSSLAIDTIFAEGQRQYIQSLSVYARQFVHQMERPDVDFIEGLQPTIAIDQRAGYANPRSTVATVTEIYDYLRLLVSRLGTAYCYQCGTPIRQQSPEEINAELLQFPAGTKIMVLAPMLRGRKGQHQEVFEAIRKAGFQRARVDGEVLDIGGEPPELAPRKNHTIEAVVDRIVIREGIDDRLAESLNLAITHGEGSVLVASQLRDASGPSTGPWRDQLFSTLYACPNCKINYEELEPRTFSFNSPYGACPTCEGLGAREEFDPELLLGDEQLSLAKGLVVPWKNDTPAQAKRHQQALAEFLQAHHLTWDTPYAQWKPSTREKFLRGTNLPLPARERAGVMGAAESADTFLGLLTLLEKEFATATKVADQERLAAFRGQVVCQACGGARLRPEARSVRIGGKAIHEITALTVQQASRFFEALPSEIAEDDSPIFQPLSAEISSRLAFLEQVGLNYLTLDRAADTLSGGELQRVRLATGIGSGLVGVCYVLDEPSIGLHPRDNQRLIVALRDLQSQGNTVLVVEHDADMMRQADDLLDLGPGAGAHGGHIVAHGPPTAVAADPNSLTGRYLSGAAAIPVSTERRRGTKTRSITLEGVTTNNLKNVDARFPLGVFICITGVSGSGKSSLINETLARALVRRLAGQGPKPGPHTSLRGVNQIDKIIVIDQAPIGRSPRSNPATYVGIFDEIRKVFASTPQSKERGYTAGRFSFNVPAAGSSKSKAAAATPEAASKPRAVPKGGRCEECQGYGAKKIEMQFLPDLYVTCPVCEGKRFNRQTLEVKFKNLSIADVLDLRIDEAAAVFENIPLIARPLRSLQEVGLGYLTLGQSATTLSGGEAQRVKLATELARVETGSTLYLLDEPTTGLHFDDVRKLLEVLQRLVDLGNTVMVIEHNLDVMKCADWIIDLGPEGGEAGGYIVAEGTPEEVAALPDNHTGRLLKPLLGGAP
- a CDS encoding DUF1080 domain-containing protein; its protein translation is MNYEKFTPRTMLRVLLIVIALASGGWALLAAEWKSGKIYPEPLIVDPGPPGGPPADATVLFDGKDMSAWNGADDWEVKDGVVTVNPKSPEKQAGATTKQSFGDCQLHVEWAEPDAVKGSSQGRGNSGVFLMNRYEVQVLDSYHNLTYYDGQCGAIYKQSPPLVNVCRKPGEWQTYDIIFEAPWFDEKGKLSKPAYITVLQNGVLVQNHTEIQGSTSWDHPPTYEAHAYKAPVQLQNHGNPVRFRNIWIRELTPKPFIESAKPASE
- the sppA gene encoding signal peptide peptidase SppA, giving the protein MSSILPPSHSDASNSGDKPVRVLLQDQSMFGRWGRRIPWIAAIIAIGFALSYRAAYDQYLQKNPRLEERYVSHSETAQQKVAIITIEGTIMHNDGFAKWQIDQVAKDPDVKAVVVRVDSPGGTVTGSDYLYHQLKMLREGEGTGRKIPLVVSMGGIAASGGYYLSMAAGDVPDTIFAERTTWTGSIGVIIPHFTVADLLESWKIQDDSVVSGPYKELGSPTQKLSPEMAKKERAILQAMVDQTFDQFKEIVADARPQLANNKENFATATTGQVFTAKQALELGLVDKLGFEEDAVDRAIELAKLDPRNVRVVKYTLPQGLVNAMLFGPSSSATGPSGQLNLSALIDWATPRCYMLFTWLPPLVSNQAR
- a CDS encoding ABC transporter permease, with amino-acid sequence MRKTMIIARREYQALVRTKAFIISLVLMPIFMLGGIFLQVFLNGRVDVSEKKVVVLDGTGRIFAPLEAMAEQRNGSAEKNEASGKKARGGIALEQGPASAVTDEERLELSDRIRHNEIFAFVEIDADALQPGKDKAQNQTPVRVYSESIAHDDVARWLMQSIQRVTFALRLQDSGLDSATVAKVVMPVGIEELGLFSHSAGGEIRNADQGARNLNLFIPFGLVMLMFMSLMIVCQPMLTSVLEEKQQRIAEVLLGSASPFQLMMGKLIGNVCVALSIVGLYMLGGYLVAAHYGYADMLPLWLIGWFLTFEILASVLYGSVFIAVGAACSDLKDSQSLLMPAMLFMIFPLMVWFNVLQEPLSSFAVWVSLFPPATPMLMLLRLAASPMVPMWQAALGILLVLVTAMVCVFAAGRVFRIGILAQGKAPKLNELARWVVRG